From Anabrus simplex isolate iqAnaSimp1 chromosome 11, ASM4041472v1, whole genome shotgun sequence, a single genomic window includes:
- the LOC136883297 gene encoding uncharacterized protein — protein sequence MAVAMGSLEHYIEHHKDVHEECLEKSGSTEDLAMSTLAREGEASAEGRCYLNCLFDHLTIMVDGKYSLDNSKELLRHKYESEPEKMAKVHAIAEECDQEVESDGKDPCEVAYELFTCYRGKKDEQDLGD from the exons ATGGCAGTAGCCATG GGCAGCCTAGAGCACTACATCGAGCACCACAAGGACGTGCATGAGGAGTGTCTGGAGAAGAGCGGCTCAACGGAAG ATCTGGCCATGTCTACTTTGGCAAGGGAAGGAGAGGCTTCCGCGGAAGGACGCTGCTACCTCAACTGCCTGTTCGACCACCTGACGATA ATGGTGGATGGTAAATACTCCCTCGACAACTCGAAGGAGCTCCTGAGGCACAAGTACGAGTCTGAGCCGGAGAAGATGGCCAAAGTGCATGCTATTGCTGAAGAGTGTGATCAGGAAG TGGAGTCCGATGGAAAGGATCCGTGTGAAGTCGCCTACGAGCTGTTCACCTGCTACAGAGGAAAGAAAG ACGAACAAGACTTGGGAGATTAA